One Fusobacterium nucleatum genomic window carries:
- a CDS encoding ABC transporter substrate-binding protein, producing MERKGNKIKIFIGLIVLLFLAFGNYFKSDEKEEVVARENKVEKTVIIGLPGISNQTLEATGVALNKSYIEEELEKIGYKAEIVYFQQAGPALNEALATNKIDIAMYGDLPITVLKSNGGDVKVFAVDNSRFMYGVLVQNDDNINTVKDLEGKKVIYGKGTVQQKFFKEILKKYNLDENKFSSVNAIGADAQSIFSAKEADALFTFYYITLFMESKGMGKVIDSTVDKPEISTQSLVVGRTKFLQENEEVPVAIIKALERAKEFAKNNPDEVFEIFAKSNIPAEIFKKAYSNDLTFSNFDPKITDESREKMQKLIDFLNDNQLVKNRIEVDDIFTNEYYEKAKKIK from the coding sequence ATGGAAAGAAAAGGTAATAAGATTAAAATTTTCATAGGTTTAATAGTTCTATTATTTTTAGCTTTTGGAAATTATTTTAAAAGTGATGAAAAAGAAGAAGTAGTAGCAAGAGAAAATAAAGTGGAAAAAACCGTTATAATAGGTTTACCTGGTATCTCTAATCAAACATTAGAAGCAACAGGGGTAGCATTAAATAAATCTTATATAGAAGAAGAATTAGAGAAAATTGGATATAAAGCAGAAATTGTGTATTTTCAACAAGCAGGACCTGCTTTAAATGAAGCTTTAGCAACAAATAAAATAGATATTGCTATGTATGGTGACTTACCTATTACTGTATTAAAAAGCAATGGTGGAGATGTAAAAGTTTTTGCAGTTGATAATTCAAGATTTATGTATGGGGTACTTGTACAAAATGACGATAATATAAATACTGTAAAAGATTTAGAAGGTAAAAAAGTAATCTATGGAAAAGGAACTGTTCAACAAAAATTCTTTAAAGAAATTCTAAAAAAATATAATTTAGATGAAAATAAGTTTTCTTCTGTAAACGCTATTGGTGCAGATGCACAGTCAATATTTAGTGCAAAAGAAGCAGATGCCTTATTTACTTTTTACTATATTACCTTATTTATGGAATCAAAGGGAATGGGTAAGGTTATAGATTCAACAGTAGATAAACCAGAAATATCAACACAAAGTTTAGTAGTAGGAAGAACAAAATTTTTACAAGAAAATGAAGAGGTTCCAGTTGCTATTATCAAAGCATTAGAAAGAGCAAAAGAGTTTGCTAAAAATAATCCAGATGAAGTTTTTGAAATCTTTGCTAAGAGTAATATTCCAGCTGAAATATTTAAGAAAGCTTATTCAAATGATTTAACTTTTTCAAATTTTGATCCTAAAATAACAGATGAATCAAGAGAAAAAATGCAAAAATTAATAGATTTTCTAAATGACAATCAGTTAGTAAAAAATAGAATAGAAGTAGATGATATTTTTACTAATGAGTATTATGAAAAAGCTAAGAAAATAAAGTAA
- a CDS encoding endonuclease/exonuclease/phosphatase family protein, translated as MKKGKFLLSVIFALFFGLSSISSADEAYIASFNILRLGAVKKDIPQTAKLLQGFDIVGLVEVINRDGVEELVDELNKQGNEKWDYHISPFGVGSSKYKEYFAYVYKKDKVKFIKSEGFYKDGKSSLLREPYGATFKIGNFDFTLVLVHTIYGNNEAQRKAENFKMVDVYDYFQDKDKNENDIFIAGDFNLYALDESFRPLYKHADKITYAIDPAIKTTIGTKGRANSYDNFFFSQKYSQEFTGSSGALDFSGDNPKLMREIISDHIPVFIVVETSKDDD; from the coding sequence ATGAAAAAGGGAAAATTTTTATTATCAGTTATATTTGCATTATTTTTTGGATTATCTAGTATAAGTTCAGCTGATGAAGCATATATAGCAAGTTTTAATATTTTAAGATTAGGTGCTGTAAAAAAAGATATACCTCAAACTGCAAAATTACTACAAGGTTTTGATATAGTTGGTTTAGTTGAAGTTATAAACAGAGATGGGGTTGAAGAGTTAGTAGATGAACTTAATAAACAAGGTAATGAAAAATGGGATTATCATATATCACCATTTGGAGTAGGTTCATCTAAGTATAAAGAATATTTTGCCTATGTATATAAAAAAGATAAAGTAAAATTTATTAAATCAGAAGGTTTCTATAAAGATGGTAAAAGTTCACTTTTAAGAGAACCTTATGGAGCAACATTTAAAATAGGTAATTTTGATTTCACTTTAGTTTTAGTTCATACAATTTATGGAAATAATGAAGCTCAAAGAAAAGCAGAAAACTTTAAAATGGTTGATGTCTATGATTATTTCCAAGATAAAGATAAAAATGAAAATGATATTTTTATAGCAGGAGATTTCAATTTATATGCCTTAGATGAGTCTTTTAGACCATTATATAAACATGCAGATAAAATTACTTATGCAATAGACCCAGCTATTAAGACTACAATAGGTACTAAAGGTAGAGCAAATTCTTATGATAATTTCTTTTTTAGTCAAAAATACTCTCAAGAATTTACTGGTTCAAGTGGTGCATTAGATTTTTCAGGAGATAATCCTAAATTAATGAGAGAAATTATTTCAGACCATATTCCAGTATTTATTGTTGTTGAAACTTCTAAGGATGATGACTAA
- a CDS encoding nitrite/sulfite reductase: MEKIQGLENIDKVDEFIKLTEQALKDEEKYKIWNAGKSMYGIYGERDKGTYMVRPRFIESKITLDNLIFFLNLAEKYGDKRLHLTTRQDIQLHGNKKEDLVAILKELKANGFVTKATGGDAARAVIAPPTTGFEEEIINVAPYSKIVTEHILKTGDFMFLPRKFKVAFSNKEENSLYVKIADVGFESIEKDGIKGFRVFGGGSLGNNPKEAIILKDFIEHHDILYYVIAMRNLFNEHGDRKIRGKARLRFILIKLGDEEFLKLFNTYLDELYKKEGDKYKNIVLEKLKKYKNPYEVNFIKEDKKEILIKNPNVIKGKIEGRYGYFIRLPKGDISIKEGNKLVEFLKSLDYKIEMRLTSHQELFVANLKKEDVYILDKLSNKYSKKRFFSSISCIGSTICNPGILDTPPILEMILKYFKNKQRLASYLPKIQLSGCPNSCAAHQIAELGFQGKRKKDGAYFNVFIGGELKTKDVVVLNKSVGELKAETIPLFLEEMAKILKERKITYEIYSKQDDFIDLVKKFEGVI, translated from the coding sequence GTGGAAAAGATACAAGGTTTAGAAAATATAGATAAGGTTGATGAATTTATAAAACTTACAGAGCAAGCATTAAAAGATGAAGAAAAATATAAAATATGGAATGCTGGAAAGTCAATGTATGGAATCTATGGTGAAAGAGATAAGGGAACTTATATGGTGAGACCAAGATTTATTGAGTCAAAAATTACTTTAGACAATCTAATTTTCTTTTTAAATTTAGCAGAAAAATATGGAGATAAAAGACTTCATCTAACAACAAGACAAGATATTCAACTTCATGGAAATAAAAAAGAAGACTTAGTAGCAATTTTAAAAGAGTTAAAAGCTAATGGTTTTGTGACAAAGGCAACAGGTGGAGATGCAGCAAGAGCAGTTATAGCACCTCCTACAACAGGCTTTGAAGAAGAAATTATAAATGTTGCACCTTATAGCAAAATTGTAACAGAACATATACTTAAAACAGGTGATTTTATGTTTTTACCTAGAAAATTTAAAGTTGCTTTTTCTAATAAAGAAGAAAATTCATTATATGTAAAAATAGCAGATGTAGGTTTTGAATCAATAGAAAAAGATGGAATAAAAGGTTTTAGAGTTTTTGGGGGAGGAAGTTTAGGGAATAATCCTAAAGAAGCTATTATATTAAAAGATTTTATTGAACATCATGATATCTTATATTATGTAATAGCCATGAGAAATCTTTTTAATGAACATGGAGATAGAAAAATAAGAGGAAAAGCAAGACTTCGTTTTATTTTAATAAAACTAGGTGATGAAGAATTTCTAAAGTTATTTAATACATACCTTGATGAATTGTATAAAAAAGAAGGAGATAAATACAAGAATATTGTTCTTGAAAAATTAAAAAAGTATAAGAATCCTTATGAAGTAAATTTTATTAAAGAAGATAAAAAAGAAATATTAATTAAAAATCCTAATGTAATTAAAGGAAAAATAGAAGGAAGATATGGATATTTTATTCGTTTACCTAAGGGAGATATAAGTATAAAAGAAGGTAATAAGTTAGTAGAATTTTTGAAAAGTCTTGATTATAAAATTGAAATGAGATTGACATCACATCAAGAATTATTTGTAGCAAACTTAAAAAAAGAAGATGTTTATATTTTAGATAAGTTAAGTAATAAATATTCTAAAAAAAGATTTTTTAGTTCTATATCTTGTATAGGAAGCACAATATGTAATCCTGGTATTTTGGATACACCTCCAATATTAGAAATGATTTTAAAATATTTTAAAAATAAACAAAGGTTAGCAAGTTATTTACCAAAAATTCAATTATCAGGTTGCCCAAATTCATGTGCAGCACATCAAATAGCTGAGTTAGGATTTCAAGGTAAAAGGAAAAAAGATGGTGCATATTTTAATGTTTTTATAGGTGGAGAATTAAAAACAAAAGATGTTGTGGTATTAAATAAATCTGTGGGAGAATTAAAAGCAGAAACTATACCATTATTTCTTGAAGAAATGGCTAAAATATTAAAAGAAAGAAAAATAACTTATGAAATTTACTCAAAACAAGATGATTTTATAGATTTAGTAAAAAAATTTGAAGGAGTGATATAA
- a CDS encoding thiamine diphosphokinase, producing the protein MKIAYLFLNGELRGNKNFYLNFIENHKGDIYCADGGANICYELNLIPKEIYGDLDSIKNDVKEFYQEKNVNFIKFKVEKDYTDSELVLNEVQDKYDIVYCIAGLGGSIDHELTNINLLAKYSNLIFISEKEKIFKINNNYEFNSMINRKVSFIIFSDEVKALTLEGFKYNIENLDIKKGEARCISNIIVENKANLSIKSGSLLCVIKEN; encoded by the coding sequence ATGAAAATTGCTTATTTATTTCTAAATGGGGAATTAAGAGGAAATAAAAATTTTTATTTAAATTTTATTGAAAATCATAAGGGAGATATTTACTGTGCTGATGGTGGAGCAAACATTTGTTATGAATTAAATTTAATACCAAAAGAAATTTATGGTGATTTAGATTCTATTAAAAATGATGTAAAAGAATTTTATCAAGAAAAAAATGTTAATTTTATAAAATTTAAAGTGGAGAAAGACTATACTGATAGTGAGTTAGTTTTAAATGAAGTCCAAGATAAATATGATATAGTATATTGTATTGCTGGTTTAGGTGGAAGTATAGACCATGAACTTACAAATATAAATTTATTAGCTAAGTATAGCAATTTAATTTTTATTTCTGAAAAAGAAAAAATTTTTAAAATTAATAATAATTATGAATTTAATAGTATGATAAATAGAAAAGTGTCTTTTATAATATTTTCTGATGAAGTAAAAGCTTTAACACTAGAAGGTTTTAAGTATAATATTGAAAACTTAGATATAAAAAAAGGTGAAGCTAGGTGTATAAGTAATATTATTGTTGAAAATAAAGCTAATCTTTCAATAAAATCTGGTTCACTTTTATGTGTAATAAAAGAAAATTAA
- a CDS encoding HAD-IB family hydrolase, whose amino-acid sequence MIAAFFDIDGTIYRNALLIEHFKKLIKYELFDDIQYRLKVEEAYNLWDTRKGDYDDYLLDLTQLYVVAIKGLPVKYNDFISDQVLLLKGNRVYTYTRQMIEWHKKMGHKVFFISGSPSFLVSRMAKKMGVDDFCGSIYEIDEKTKTFSGKILKPMWDSIHKQEAIENFIKKYNIDLSKSYAYGDTNGDFSMLSLVGNPRAINPSKELITRIKNDENLKSKTQIIIERKNVIYKLNSEVELIEF is encoded by the coding sequence ATGATTGCGGCTTTTTTTGATATAGATGGAACAATATATAGAAATGCCTTACTTATTGAACATTTTAAAAAATTAATAAAGTATGAACTTTTTGATGATATACAATATAGGTTAAAAGTGGAAGAAGCATATAATCTTTGGGACACAAGAAAGGGAGACTATGATGATTATTTACTTGACTTAACTCAATTATATGTAGTTGCAATAAAAGGCTTACCCGTAAAATATAATGACTTTATATCTGATCAAGTTTTGCTTTTAAAAGGGAATAGAGTTTATACATATACAAGACAAATGATAGAATGGCATAAGAAAATGGGGCACAAAGTATTTTTTATATCAGGTAGTCCATCATTTTTAGTTTCAAGAATGGCTAAAAAGATGGGAGTTGATGATTTTTGTGGTTCTATTTATGAAATAGATGAGAAAACTAAAACATTCTCAGGTAAAATATTAAAACCTATGTGGGATTCTATTCATAAACAAGAAGCAATAGAAAATTTTATAAAAAAATATAATATAGATTTATCTAAAAGTTATGCCTATGGAGATACCAACGGAGACTTTTCAATGCTATCTTTAGTTGGTAATCCAAGAGCAATAAATCCTAGTAAAGAATTGATTACTAGAATAAAAAATGATGAAAATTTAAAATCAAAAACACAAATTATAATTGAAAGAAAGAATGTTATTTACAAATTAAATTCAGAAGTTGAATTAATTGAATTTTAA
- a CDS encoding aryl-sulfate sulfotransferase, translated as MGLPSIYPTGVTIYKPEKCWNGYNLVPTIDSGALLFDMNGNEVRRWEQFHGFPNKLLPNGNLIGYSGDRNPKYGMQDGLDLVQVDYDGNIVWKFEKFEFIEDEGEEPRWMARTHHDYQREGNPVGYYVPGQIPEVNKGNTLILAHKTLYNEKISDKKLLDDVFYEVDWEGNILWQWNANEHFDEIGFSEEAKKTIYNNPNMRNADGGVGDWLHINCMSYLGPNKHYDNGDERFNPENIIFDSREANFIAIISKKTGKIVWKIGPNWNDENIKHIDFIIGPHHAHLIPQGLPGAGNILVFDNGGWGGYGLANPSSKDGLKNALRDYSRVLEINPITLEIVWEFTPESIKAAIPTDAAKFYSPYVSSAQRLPNGNTLIDEGSDGRVFEVTAEKEIVWEWISPYFTDDSENSKTTNNMIYRAYRYPYDWVPQEEKPIEIEIKPIDIKTYRLENAGKFGAKSVVKVEGTIPYSVSAALCVAKIDESKKVNKEKLFTVNRNLFEEVIEEKKNIEKLELILFGAERCKHCKALHPIIEKVLESDLAKYIKAKYVDVDKNLEITERYKVQGIPVIIITDGEKELSRKAGEKSYNELYSWIEDLINKNVK; from the coding sequence ATGGGATTACCAAGTATTTATCCAACAGGAGTGACTATATATAAACCAGAAAAATGTTGGAATGGCTATAATTTAGTACCTACAATAGATTCAGGAGCTTTATTATTTGATATGAATGGAAATGAAGTGAGAAGATGGGAGCAATTTCATGGTTTTCCTAATAAACTTCTTCCAAATGGAAATTTAATAGGATATTCAGGAGATAGAAATCCAAAATATGGTATGCAAGATGGACTTGATTTAGTTCAAGTAGATTATGATGGAAATATTGTATGGAAATTTGAAAAATTTGAGTTTATTGAAGATGAGGGAGAAGAGCCAAGATGGATGGCAAGAACTCATCATGATTATCAAAGAGAAGGAAATCCAGTTGGATATTATGTTCCTGGACAAATTCCAGAAGTTAATAAAGGTAATACACTTATTCTTGCACACAAAACCCTTTATAATGAAAAAATAAGTGATAAAAAATTACTTGATGATGTATTTTATGAAGTTGATTGGGAAGGCAATATACTTTGGCAATGGAATGCAAATGAACATTTTGATGAGATAGGTTTTAGTGAAGAAGCAAAAAAGACTATTTATAACAATCCTAATATGAGAAATGCAGATGGTGGAGTTGGGGATTGGCTTCATATAAATTGTATGAGTTATTTAGGACCAAATAAACATTATGATAATGGAGATGAAAGATTTAATCCTGAAAATATTATTTTTGATAGCAGGGAAGCAAATTTTATTGCAATTATTTCTAAAAAAACTGGAAAAATAGTATGGAAAATTGGACCAAATTGGAATGATGAAAATATTAAACATATTGACTTTATAATAGGACCTCATCATGCACATTTAATACCACAAGGTTTACCTGGTGCTGGAAATATTCTTGTATTTGACAATGGAGGTTGGGGAGGATATGGATTAGCTAATCCTTCTAGTAAAGATGGTTTAAAAAATGCTTTAAGAGATTATTCAAGAGTTTTAGAGATAAATCCAATTACTCTTGAAATTGTATGGGAATTTACACCAGAATCTATAAAGGCAGCTATACCAACAGATGCAGCTAAATTTTATAGCCCTTATGTAAGTTCTGCACAAAGATTACCTAATGGAAATACTTTGATAGATGAAGGTTCAGATGGAAGAGTATTTGAAGTTACAGCAGAAAAAGAAATAGTTTGGGAATGGATATCACCTTATTTTACAGATGATAGTGAAAATTCTAAAACAACAAATAATATGATTTATAGAGCATATAGATATCCTTATGACTGGGTTCCACAAGAAGAAAAACCTATTGAGATAGAAATAAAACCTATTGATATTAAAACATACAGACTTGAAAATGCAGGAAAGTTTGGAGCAAAATCTGTGGTAAAAGTAGAAGGAACTATTCCATATAGTGTTAGTGCTGCCTTATGTGTTGCAAAAATAGATGAAAGTAAAAAAGTAAATAAGGAAAAATTATTTACAGTAAATAGAAATCTTTTTGAAGAAGTTATTGAAGAAAAGAAAAATATAGAAAAATTAGAATTAATTTTATTTGGAGCAGAAAGATGTAAACATTGTAAGGCACTTCATCCAATTATTGAAAAGGTATTAGAAAGTGATTTAGCTAAATATATTAAGGCAAAATATGTAGATGTTGATAAAAATTTAGAAATAACTGAAAGATATAAAGTACAAGGGATACCAGTTATTATTATTACAGATGGAGAAAAAGAACTTTCAAGAAAAGCAGGAGAAAAGTCTTATAATGAATTATATTCATGGATAGAAGATTTAATAAATAAAAATGTAAAATAA
- a CDS encoding ABC transporter ATP-binding protein produces the protein MGNIINIKNVTKKFFKNNEEVKILNEVNLDIRKGEFITIVGKSGCGKSTLLKLISGMIPLTSGEILIDKKAVNGISKDCSMIFQEARLFPWLKIKDNVGIGLKNISTAEKNKIVSEYLELVGLKGVENSYPDQLSGGMAQRASIARGLALNSEIMLFDEPFSALDAMTKVQLQEELLKIQKEKSKTIILVTHDIEESVYLGDRVVVMADGIVKDIISIDIEGKKDRTNTEFLSYKNKIYDYFFEHKDTVEFTI, from the coding sequence ATGGGAAATATAATAAATATTAAAAATGTAACAAAAAAATTTTTTAAAAACAATGAAGAAGTTAAAATATTAAATGAAGTAAATTTAGATATAAGAAAAGGTGAATTTATAACAATAGTTGGAAAAAGTGGTTGTGGAAAAAGTACCTTATTAAAACTTATATCAGGAATGATCCCTTTAACATCAGGAGAAATTTTAATAGATAAAAAAGCTGTGAATGGAATAAGTAAAGACTGTTCAATGATATTTCAAGAAGCAAGACTATTTCCTTGGTTAAAAATAAAAGATAATGTTGGCATAGGTTTAAAAAATATATCAACAGCTGAAAAAAATAAAATAGTATCAGAATATCTTGAACTTGTTGGATTAAAAGGAGTTGAAAATTCATACCCAGACCAATTATCTGGTGGAATGGCACAGAGAGCTTCAATAGCAAGAGGGCTAGCTTTAAATTCTGAAATAATGTTATTTGATGAGCCATTTAGTGCATTAGATGCTATGACTAAGGTGCAACTTCAAGAAGAGCTTTTAAAAATTCAAAAGGAAAAATCAAAAACTATAATCCTTGTAACACATGATATTGAAGAATCTGTCTATTTAGGAGATAGAGTAGTTGTAATGGCAGATGGAATTGTAAAAGATATTATTTCAATAGATATAGAAGGAAAAAAAGATAGAACAAATACAGAATTTTTATCTTATAAAAATAAAATATATGATTATTTCTTTGAGCACAAAGATACAGTTGAATTTACAATATAA
- a CDS encoding Rrf2 family transcriptional regulator — protein sequence MKIKNEVRYALQIIYYLTLNRDKDIISSNEISAEEDIPRLFCLRIIKKLEKAGVVKIFRGAKGGYVLTRDPKRLTFRDIIEIIDDDIVLQPCIDSSTICSTRGADCTIRHALKKIQDDLLDDFDKINFYDLVENNASLQI from the coding sequence ATGAAAATAAAAAATGAAGTTAGATATGCTTTACAAATTATTTATTATCTTACTTTAAATAGAGATAAGGATATTATTTCATCAAATGAAATATCTGCTGAAGAAGATATTCCAAGATTATTCTGCTTACGTATAATTAAAAAATTGGAAAAAGCAGGAGTTGTTAAAATATTTAGAGGTGCAAAAGGGGGCTATGTTCTAACAAGAGATCCTAAAAGACTTACTTTTAGAGATATTATAGAAATTATAGATGATGATATAGTACTACAACCTTGTATAGATAGTTCAACTATTTGCTCTACTAGAGGTGCAGATTGTACCATAAGACATGCATTGAAAAAAATTCAAGATGACTTATTAGATGATTTTGACAAAATTAATTTTTATGATTTGGTTGAAAATAATGCTAGTTTACAAATTTAA
- a CDS encoding thioesterase family protein, protein MLEVGMKLEVEKIVTENDTAAKAASGSVEVLATPIMIAWMEETSLHLAQKGLEEGLTTVGTEVNIKHLKGTLVGKTVKIVSVLKEIDRKKLIFDVEVFEDGVVVGTGTHTRFIIDPVKFYEKLKNTK, encoded by the coding sequence ATGCTAGAAGTTGGAATGAAATTAGAAGTTGAAAAAATTGTAACTGAAAATGATACTGCAGCAAAAGCAGCATCAGGATCTGTTGAAGTTTTAGCTACTCCTATTATGATAGCTTGGATGGAAGAAACTTCTTTACATTTAGCCCAAAAAGGACTAGAAGAAGGGTTAACAACAGTTGGAACAGAAGTTAATATCAAACATTTAAAAGGAACTTTAGTTGGAAAAACTGTTAAAATAGTTTCTGTTTTAAAGGAAATAGATAGGAAAAAACTTATATTTGATGTAGAAGTTTTTGAAGATGGAGTTGTTGTTGGAACAGGAACTCATACAAGATTTATTATTGATCCAGTAAAATTTTATGAAAAATTAAAAAATACAAAATAA
- a CDS encoding uracil-xanthine permease family protein: MEKLSLQTKIVLGMQHVLAMFGATVLVPFLTGLNPSIALICAGVGTLIFHSVTKGIVPVFLGSSFAFIGATALVFKEQGIAVLKGGIISAGLVYVIMSFVILKFGVERIKSFFPSVVVGPIIMVIGLRLSPVALSMAGYNNNTFDKDSLIIALVVVITMIFISILKKSFFRLVPILISVAIGYAVAYFMGDVDLSKVHEASWIGLPTGAFETITTLPKFTFTGVIALAPIALVVFIEHIGDITTNGAVVGKDFFKDPGVHRTLLGDGLATMAAGLLGGPANTTYGENTGVLAVTKVYDPAILRIAACFAIVLGLIGKFGVILQTIPQPVMGGVSIILFGMIAAVGVRTIVEAQLDFTHSRNLIIAALIFVLGIAIGDITIWGTISVSGLALAALVGIILNKVLPEDK; encoded by the coding sequence ATGGAAAAACTTAGTTTACAAACAAAGATAGTATTAGGAATGCAACATGTACTTGCAATGTTCGGAGCAACTGTATTAGTACCTTTTTTAACAGGACTTAATCCTTCAATAGCACTTATTTGTGCAGGTGTTGGAACTTTAATATTTCATAGTGTAACAAAAGGAATAGTCCCTGTATTCTTAGGTTCATCATTTGCCTTTATAGGAGCAACTGCTTTAGTTTTTAAAGAGCAAGGTATTGCAGTATTAAAAGGTGGTATTATATCTGCTGGTCTTGTGTATGTTATTATGTCTTTTGTTATTTTAAAGTTTGGAGTTGAAAGAATAAAATCATTTTTTCCATCAGTTGTGGTAGGGCCAATTATAATGGTTATTGGTCTAAGACTTAGTCCAGTAGCATTAAGTATGGCAGGTTATAACAATAATACTTTTGATAAAGATAGTTTAATTATTGCATTAGTTGTTGTTATTACTATGATATTTATTAGTATCTTAAAAAAATCATTTTTTAGATTAGTTCCAATTTTAATTTCAGTTGCTATTGGATATGCTGTTGCATACTTTATGGGAGATGTTGATTTATCAAAAGTACATGAAGCAAGTTGGATAGGTTTACCAACAGGTGCTTTTGAAACTATTACTACATTACCTAAATTTACTTTTACAGGAGTTATTGCACTTGCACCAATAGCTTTGGTTGTATTTATAGAACATATAGGAGATATTACAACAAATGGAGCTGTTGTTGGAAAAGATTTCTTTAAGGATCCAGGAGTTCATAGAACATTATTGGGTGATGGACTTGCTACAATGGCAGCAGGGCTTTTAGGTGGACCAGCTAACACAACTTATGGAGAAAATACAGGGGTTCTTGCAGTAACAAAAGTTTATGACCCTGCAATTTTAAGAATCGCTGCTTGTTTTGCAATAGTTTTAGGACTTATAGGAAAATTTGGTGTGATTCTTCAAACAATACCTCAACCAGTTATGGGAGGAGTTTCAATAATATTATTCGGAATGATAGCAGCAGTTGGAGTAAGAACAATAGTTGAAGCACAACTTGATTTTACACATTCAAGAAATTTAATTATTGCAGCTTTAATATTCGTTTTAGGAATAGCTATTGGAGATATAACTATTTGGGGAACAATTTCTGTTTCAGGTTTAGCATTAGCAGCACTTGTTGGAATTATTTTAAACAAAGTTTTACCAGAAGATAAATAA
- a CDS encoding ABC transporter permease, whose product MNKKIEYIKFVLPILIIFFWFIFTYTGKVPETSLPKLSSVKNTFFEMIKSGQLYNDLSLSLRRVLGGFFLSSLLGILLGIFMGISHRIKEFFQLTLTAIRQIPMIAWIPLIILWAGIGEVSKIVVILFAATFPIVVNTMSGVDSTSETYLEVAKMYGLSKKDTFFKVYLPSALPNIFTGLRLGLSSSWMAVVASELIASSSGIGYRLNDARSLMRSDVVIVCMIVIGLIGLLMDKLIVLISHELTPWKKN is encoded by the coding sequence ATGAATAAAAAAATTGAATATATAAAATTTGTTTTACCTATACTGATAATTTTTTTCTGGTTTATATTTACATATACAGGAAAAGTTCCAGAAACTTCTTTACCAAAATTAAGTTCTGTAAAGAATACTTTCTTTGAAATGATAAAATCAGGACAACTTTATAATGATTTAAGTTTAAGTTTACGTCGTGTACTTGGAGGTTTCTTCTTATCAAGTTTACTTGGAATTTTATTAGGAATATTTATGGGAATTTCACATAGAATAAAAGAATTTTTTCAGCTAACACTAACTGCAATAAGACAAATACCAATGATAGCTTGGATTCCACTTATAATCTTATGGGCAGGTATTGGAGAAGTTTCTAAAATAGTGGTTATATTGTTTGCAGCTACTTTTCCAATAGTTGTAAATACAATGAGTGGAGTAGACTCAACTTCTGAAACATATCTTGAGGTAGCAAAAATGTATGGTTTAAGTAAGAAAGATACTTTTTTTAAAGTTTATCTTCCTTCTGCATTACCAAATATTTTTACAGGACTTCGCCTAGGTCTAAGTTCTTCATGGATGGCAGTAGTTGCCTCTGAACTTATAGCTTCATCATCTGGAATAGGGTATAGATTAAATGATGCAAGAAGTTTAATGAGATCAGATGTTGTTATAGTATGTATGATAGTAATAGGGCTTATTGGACTTTTGATGGATAAACTTATAGTGTTAATATCTCATGAATTAACACCTTGGAAGAAAAATTAG